The sequence below is a genomic window from Sorangiineae bacterium MSr12523.
ATGTCCTGTCTCGCCGTCGAGGTGGACCCGTCGCGCATCTCGAAGCGGCTCGAGACACGCTACGTGGACGTTCGCATCGACGATCTGGACGCGGCACTCGCGCGCATCGAGGAGGCGGACAAGAGCGGCACGCCGGTGAGCATCGGGCTCTGTGGCAACGCCGCCGAGGTCTTCCCCGAGCTCGTGCGTCGCGGCATCGTTCCGCCGCTGGTGACGGAGCAGACGAGCGCGCACGATCCGCTCAACGGCTACGTGCCCGCGGGCTTCTCGTTGGAGGAGGCGGCCAACCTGCGCAAGGAAGACCCCGAGGGCTACGTCGAGCGCGCCAAGGCCGGCATGCACGACACGGTGGAGGCCATGCTCGCGTTCCAAAAGGCGGGCGCGGAGGTCTTCGACTACGGGAACAACATCCGCGCCGGCGCGACCGATGCGGGCCTCGCGAACGCGTACGACATCAAGGGCTTCGTCCCGCTGTACGTGCGCCCGCTCTTCTGCGAGGGCAAAGGTCCCTTCCGTTGGGCTGCGCTCTCGGGCGATCCGGCGGACATTGCTGCCACGGACGAAGCGGTGCTGTCGGTGGTTCCCGGTGACGAGGACCTGCGCCGCTGGATCACCCTGGCGCGTGAGCGCATCCAGTTTCAAGGGCTGCCGTCACGTATCTGCTGGCTCGGATACGGCGCACGCGCCAAGGCCGGGCTGCTCTTCAACGAATTGGTTCGCACGGGCAAGGTGAAGGCGCCCATCGTCATCGGGCGCGACCATCTCGATTGCGGTTCGGTTGCATCGCCGAACCGCGAGACGGAAGGGATGAAGGACGGCTCGGATGCCATTGCGGATTGGGCCATCTTGAACGCGCTGGTCAACACGGCCGCGGGCGCGAGCTGGGTGAGCTTCCACCACGGTGGCGGCGTGGGCATCGGCAATTCGCTGCACGCCGGCATGGTGGTCGTCGCCGATGGCACGAAGGAGGCGGCCGCCCGCCTCGAGCGCGTTCTCACGAGCGATCCGGGCATGGGCGTCATTCGCCACGTCGACTCGGGCTACGAAGAGGCGGCTCGCTGCGCCGAGGCACATGGCGTGCACGTACCCCATCGCACGCGGTAGCTGCGTCGTGTTATGGCATCTAACGTGTCGAACGGATCCAACGTGGCAAACCTGAACAACTCGAATGGCGTGACGGGTGCGACGGGCGTGGCGAAGTCCATCGTGGTGGCCACACATGGCCACTGCTTCGATGGGCTTTGCTCCGCGGTGCTCTTCACCCGGCTGATGCGGCATTTGCATCCGGGGCAAGAGCTCCGCTTCGAGTACCACTCGTCCGGGTACGGCCCCGGTCAAAACGGGGTGGACCCGAAGCTCCTCGTGGGCAACGAAAACGCGATCCTCGACTTTCGCTTCAGCGCGCACCCGTCGCTCACGTGGTACTTCGACCACCACGTGAGCGCGTTCCCGAACGAGGGCGACCGCGAGACGTACGAGGCCCACGTGGCGCGGGTGAAGGGTTTGCCGCCGACGGCACGCCGGATGTTCCACGACGGCGGCTACACGTCGTGCACCAAGTTGATTGCGGACGTGGGCGCGAGCGTCTTCGGGCTCGATCCCGAGCCGACGCGCACCTTGGTTTCGTGGGCCGACATGATCGACTCCGCGGCGTTCCCCAATGCGGAGATGGCCGTCTCACGGCACGAGCCGGTGCTTCAGCTGATGACGGTCGTGGAAAACAAGGGCAACGATGCCTTCCTGGAGATGATGGTCCCGCGGCTGCTCGAGCAGCCGCTCGAGGACGTGGCGCGCGCGCCGGACGTGGCCACGGCCTACGAGCCCCTCCGCGCGGCGCACGAGTCGTTCATCGAGCTGGTGCGCAACCACGCGCAGCCGATGGACGGCGTCGTTCTGGTGGATCTGACGGACCAAGTCATCGACGTCGCTGGCAAATTCGTCACCTACGCGCTGTACCCCGAGAGCCAGTATTCCGTGCTGGTGACGCGCGGCAAGACGAAGTGCAAGCTCTCCATCGGCTACAACCCATGGTCTCCCGTCGCACGCGACCACAACATCGCTTCCATCTGCGAACGCCACGGCGGCGGCGGCCACCCCGTCGTCGGGGCCATCTCGCTCACCGCCGACCAAGTCGACCGCGCCCGCTCCCTGGCCCGCGAAATCGTCGCCGAGTTGCAAACGCCGGAAGCAGATCTCGCCTAGAGGCTCAGGGCCTCAAACTCAAACTCAAACTCAAACTCAACCTCTGCCTCGCACTCGCACTCGCACTCGCACTCGCACTTAACCTCTGCCTAGCGTTTCGCGCTGGAACGTTCGCTCACCGTGAACGTGGCCCCGCACTCACTTGAACAGCGCTCCGTCCGATGGAGATCGAGGCAGAGGTTAAGTGCGAGTGCGAGTGCGAGTGCGAGTGCGAGTGCGAGGCAGAGTTAGAGGCGGAGGCAGAGTTAGAGGCGGAGGCAGAGTCAGAGTCAGAGGCTGGAGCGCAGTGGCTAGTCGCAGTCCACCGGGAATGGTTGCAACCCCGGGGGTTGCGGCTGTTGGAAGATGTCGCGCGGCAGGGGCGGGTTCCAGGTGACCTCGTCGTAGCGAAATAGGACGTCTTCCTCGAGGCCAGGGACCTCCACGTGCACGCGGCGCGGGAGCTCGGCGGTGCAGACGGCGCCGCTCGGTGGGATGGGGGCGTCGATGCCCTCGGGGTCGACGCGCGGCTTGGCCATCGCCGTCGAGGTGTGGCCTTCGAGCTCGG
It includes:
- the hutU gene encoding urocanate hydratase, yielding MSEPRIVRAPRGTELSCKGWIQEAAYRMLQNNLDPEVAERPGDLVVYGGTGKAARTWEAFDVILRELRDLGNDETLLVQSGKAVGRFRTHPDAPRVLIANSNLVPKWATWDEFRRLEGLGLTMYGQMTAGSWIYIGSQGILQGTYETFVAARKVYAKRHPGKTPWVLTAGLGGMGGAQPLAATMAGMSCLAVEVDPSRISKRLETRYVDVRIDDLDAALARIEEADKSGTPVSIGLCGNAAEVFPELVRRGIVPPLVTEQTSAHDPLNGYVPAGFSLEEAANLRKEDPEGYVERAKAGMHDTVEAMLAFQKAGAEVFDYGNNIRAGATDAGLANAYDIKGFVPLYVRPLFCEGKGPFRWAALSGDPADIAATDEAVLSVVPGDEDLRRWITLARERIQFQGLPSRICWLGYGARAKAGLLFNELVRTGKVKAPIVIGRDHLDCGSVASPNRETEGMKDGSDAIADWAILNALVNTAAGASWVSFHHGGGVGIGNSLHAGMVVVADGTKEAAARLERVLTSDPGMGVIRHVDSGYEEAARCAEAHGVHVPHRTR